A window from Neobacillus sp. PS3-40 encodes these proteins:
- a CDS encoding 4Fe-4S dicluster domain-containing protein, producing the protein MSVTTLEEKQYLLRFKCDKKSHLTILNHDVCATQCPDKLCTLFCPGEVYKWEGNRMQVGYEGCHECGSCRIGCPTENIKWEYPKGGHGIIFRLA; encoded by the coding sequence ATGTCAGTTACTACTCTTGAGGAAAAACAATATCTTTTAAGATTTAAGTGCGATAAAAAATCACACTTGACCATACTTAATCATGATGTTTGTGCGACTCAATGTCCTGATAAACTTTGTACACTTTTCTGCCCAGGTGAAGTTTATAAATGGGAAGGAAACCGGATGCAGGTTGGCTATGAAGGCTGTCATGAATGTGGAAGCTGCCGAATCGGTTGCCCAACAGAAAATATTAAATGGGAATATCCAAAAGGTGGTCACGGAATTATATTCCGACTTGCATAG
- a CDS encoding FAD-dependent oxidoreductase — protein sequence MSEKFDVIVVGAGPAGSAAALVCARNGLNTLLIERGEYPGSKNVMGGVLFSKELRELVPEFWKEAPLERPVVDHRYMVLGKESAVNIGYKGMEWGEEPYNAFVVQRAKFDQWFAQKAVQAGALLINKTVVTECIVDKGKVVGVRTDRPDGDLYADVVVLADGVNSLLAQQLGFRKEHKPGDVALCVMECINLPKEKVNDRFNVKDNQGVAIEIFGEATKGNFGAGFLYTTNDGINIGVGTTVAAMVKDKLKPYDLLDELKSHPAIKPLIEGGESAEYLAHLIPEGGYRSVQKVVGNGAVVVGDAASLVNAINGEGSNMAMHSGQLAAKAIVQAKKRGDFSEAGLSSYRDALHDSFIMKDLEKYKDAPHTLESNPQYFKEYIPLVTKAVGKYFTVDGTTQRDKQKQIIKSFTEGKGTFKVLTDIYRVWKAVK from the coding sequence ATGTCTGAAAAATTTGACGTCATCGTAGTTGGTGCAGGACCGGCTGGGTCCGCAGCAGCACTTGTATGTGCGAGAAATGGTTTAAATACATTGCTTATTGAACGTGGAGAATATCCTGGTAGTAAGAACGTTATGGGCGGGGTTTTGTTCAGCAAAGAATTAAGGGAATTGGTTCCTGAATTTTGGAAAGAAGCTCCTCTAGAACGTCCGGTTGTTGATCACAGGTACATGGTATTGGGTAAAGAATCAGCTGTTAATATTGGTTATAAGGGCATGGAATGGGGAGAAGAGCCTTACAATGCTTTTGTCGTACAGAGAGCTAAATTTGACCAGTGGTTTGCCCAAAAAGCAGTTCAAGCTGGAGCATTGCTTATCAATAAAACGGTGGTAACAGAATGTATCGTTGATAAAGGCAAGGTAGTTGGAGTTCGTACAGACCGTCCTGATGGAGATCTTTATGCTGATGTTGTCGTATTAGCAGATGGAGTAAATTCCTTATTAGCTCAACAGCTTGGTTTTCGAAAAGAACACAAGCCAGGAGACGTTGCATTATGTGTAATGGAATGTATTAATTTACCAAAAGAAAAAGTAAACGACCGATTTAATGTTAAAGATAATCAAGGTGTAGCAATTGAAATTTTTGGTGAAGCAACAAAAGGAAACTTTGGCGCAGGTTTTCTTTATACCACTAACGATGGTATAAATATCGGGGTTGGAACTACGGTTGCTGCTATGGTTAAAGATAAACTAAAACCATATGATTTATTGGATGAATTAAAATCTCATCCAGCTATAAAGCCTTTAATTGAAGGCGGAGAATCCGCTGAGTACCTTGCCCACCTCATCCCTGAAGGGGGATACCGTTCGGTACAAAAAGTAGTTGGAAATGGTGCGGTTGTAGTTGGAGATGCTGCATCACTTGTCAATGCCATCAATGGTGAGGGTTCGAATATGGCAATGCATTCAGGACAATTAGCAGCAAAAGCGATTGTTCAGGCGAAAAAACGTGGAGACTTTAGTGAAGCTGGCTTAAGCAGTTATCGTGACGCCCTTCATGATAGTTTCATCATGAAAGATTTAGAGAAATACAAAGATGCACCACATACATTAGAATCTAATCCACAATATTTCAAAGAATATATTCCACTGGTGACCAAAGCAGTAGGTAAATACTTTACAGTTGACGGTACAACTCAACGCGATAAACAAAAACAAATTATTAAGAGTTTTACAGAAGGAAAAGGAACTTTCAAGGTCCTTACAGATATTTATCGTGTGTGGAAGGCGGTGAAATAA
- a CDS encoding MFS transporter, which yields MNQQATMPKKITNSNESTIFKVLFIIGLCHLLNDAIQAVVPAMFPILEKSMGLSFTQLGIIAFSLNMVSSVMQPMIGFFTDKKPMPYILPIGLTSTLFGVLGLGFASGFNWIVLSVVFIGLGSAVFHPEGSRVAHMAAGDRRGLAQSIYQVGGNSGQALAPLITALVLVPLGQAGASWFSLAAALAVVLLVYIAKWYKQRLHSITRASKKKISVKASGMNHAKDIKKAIFFILLTIFARSWYISGMTNFYTFYTIHKYALSIKESQLFLFTFLVAGAIGTFFGGPLSDRFGKKKVITFSMMVTLPFSILIPYMPLALAFIFLIFSGFIIMTSFSVTVVYAQELVPGKIGMMSGLTVGLAFGMGAIGSVGLGYIADLIGLPTMIAVLGILPLIGLSSFLLPSDRAVQGWNNE from the coding sequence ATGAATCAGCAAGCTACTATGCCTAAAAAGATAACCAATTCAAATGAATCAACAATATTTAAAGTTCTTTTCATTATTGGCTTATGCCATTTATTGAATGATGCGATTCAAGCGGTTGTACCGGCCATGTTCCCAATTTTAGAGAAATCAATGGGATTATCATTTACGCAATTAGGGATAATTGCTTTTTCCCTTAATATGGTCTCATCAGTTATGCAGCCAATGATTGGGTTTTTTACAGATAAAAAACCCATGCCATATATTCTCCCAATAGGGCTTACTTCCACACTATTTGGGGTTTTAGGATTAGGATTTGCTTCAGGCTTTAACTGGATTGTTTTATCTGTCGTATTTATTGGGTTAGGTTCAGCAGTATTTCATCCTGAAGGATCTAGGGTTGCACATATGGCCGCAGGAGACAGGAGGGGACTTGCCCAATCTATTTATCAAGTTGGAGGTAATTCTGGGCAGGCGTTGGCACCCCTCATTACTGCACTAGTTCTCGTTCCACTTGGACAAGCTGGAGCATCTTGGTTCTCCCTTGCTGCTGCATTGGCTGTTGTTCTATTAGTTTATATTGCAAAATGGTATAAACAGAGATTACATTCTATAACAAGAGCTTCAAAGAAGAAAATTTCTGTTAAAGCTAGTGGAATGAACCATGCTAAGGATATAAAAAAGGCAATCTTTTTTATCTTATTAACTATTTTTGCAAGATCTTGGTATATCTCAGGAATGACAAATTTCTACACTTTTTATACAATACATAAATATGCACTAAGTATTAAAGAATCACAGTTGTTTTTATTTACGTTTTTAGTAGCAGGTGCCATTGGTACGTTCTTTGGTGGCCCACTTTCAGATAGATTTGGAAAGAAAAAAGTTATTACTTTTTCGATGATGGTAACATTACCTTTTTCAATTCTTATTCCTTACATGCCACTGGCATTAGCCTTTATTTTTCTTATTTTCTCCGGTTTTATCATCATGACTAGTTTTTCTGTTACTGTTGTGTATGCACAAGAGCTTGTTCCAGGTAAAATTGGGATGATGTCAGGTTTGACTGTTGGACTTGCATTCGGAATGGGGGCAATTGGTTCAGTTGGTCTAGGTTATATTGCAGATTTGATTGGACTGCCAACCATGATTGCAGTTTTGGGAATTTTACCTTTGATTGGATTATCGTCGTTTCTACTTCCATCTGACCGGGCGGTTCAAGGTTGGAATAACGAATAA
- a CDS encoding electron transfer flavoprotein subunit alpha/FixB family protein codes for MNVEESKGVWVFIEQNDSKIEGVSLELLGAGRQLADKLQVPLAGMLIGDGIKSLSSQVIAYGADEVYLVDHPVLKNYRTESYMKSAFQLINKFKPEILLYGATSNGKDLASALATDLQTGLTADTTHLDIDLENRFLEASRPAFGGNIMATILCKKQRPQMATVRPKVMKALEPDSSRQGKIIEDTVELKESDMRTKVLKIVNDVTNKANLADAHVIVCGGKGMGTEDNFQLLHQLADTIGATVGGTRDVVEAGWLPHHLQIGQTGETVSPKIYFAVALSGAIQHTVGMIHSDLIIAINKDPNAAIFDSAHYGLVGDAMEIVPMLIEQFKQIRNEKGGEISYV; via the coding sequence ATGAATGTAGAGGAATCTAAAGGAGTTTGGGTTTTCATTGAACAAAATGATAGCAAGATAGAAGGAGTTTCTCTTGAACTACTAGGTGCAGGAAGACAGCTTGCAGATAAACTTCAAGTTCCATTAGCTGGAATGCTCATCGGAGATGGAATTAAATCACTTTCTAGTCAGGTAATTGCTTATGGGGCTGATGAAGTTTATTTAGTTGATCACCCTGTATTGAAGAATTATCGGACAGAGTCCTATATGAAGAGTGCGTTTCAATTAATTAATAAATTCAAGCCGGAAATTTTATTGTATGGTGCTACCTCGAATGGTAAGGATTTAGCAAGTGCGCTTGCAACGGACCTCCAAACTGGGTTGACTGCAGATACAACTCACTTGGATATTGACCTAGAGAATCGTTTTCTAGAAGCAAGCCGTCCAGCATTTGGCGGAAATATTATGGCAACTATTCTTTGTAAAAAACAGCGCCCACAAATGGCGACAGTTAGACCAAAGGTAATGAAGGCACTTGAGCCAGATTCAAGCCGTCAAGGAAAAATCATCGAAGATACTGTTGAACTAAAAGAATCAGATATGCGTACAAAAGTACTTAAAATTGTGAATGATGTCACAAATAAAGCAAACCTGGCAGACGCCCATGTAATAGTTTGTGGCGGAAAAGGGATGGGGACAGAAGATAATTTCCAATTACTGCATCAACTAGCTGATACGATTGGGGCTACGGTTGGTGGTACACGTGATGTTGTTGAAGCAGGTTGGCTTCCACATCATCTTCAAATTGGGCAAACTGGTGAGACCGTTTCTCCAAAAATCTATTTCGCAGTAGCGTTATCTGGAGCCATTCAGCATACTGTTGGAATGATACACTCCGATCTAATTATTGCAATAAATAAAGATCCAAATGCAGCCATTTTTGATTCTGCACATTATGGACTAGTCGGAGATGCAATGGAAATTGTTCCTATGTTAATTGAACAATTTAAGCAAATCCGAAATGAAAAAGGCGGTGAAATAAGCTATGTCTGA
- a CDS encoding MarR family transcriptional regulator, which produces MGNDSISQSLKLFIVLSRAYKAINEHVNKMIQNNGLNPTEFAVLELLYHKGDQPLQQIGGKILLASGSITYVVDKLEQKGLLKRIACPKDRRVTYAQITDEGKTFIEEIFPEHAKQIDQLMSSLSDSEKSEAIRLLKKAGLPAGKF; this is translated from the coding sequence ATGGGAAATGATTCAATATCTCAATCTTTAAAACTGTTTATCGTTCTTTCAAGAGCATATAAGGCCATAAATGAACATGTTAATAAAATGATTCAAAACAATGGTTTAAATCCTACTGAATTTGCAGTCCTTGAACTGCTATATCATAAAGGAGATCAGCCTTTGCAGCAAATTGGAGGTAAGATTTTGCTTGCAAGCGGAAGCATTACCTATGTTGTTGATAAGCTCGAGCAAAAAGGCTTGTTAAAAAGGATTGCCTGCCCAAAGGATCGTCGAGTTACGTATGCCCAGATTACGGATGAAGGGAAAACATTTATCGAAGAAATCTTCCCAGAGCATGCTAAGCAAATCGATCAACTCATGTCCAGTCTCTCTGACTCAGAGAAATCGGAAGCGATTCGGCTTTTAAAAAAAGCAGGTTTACCAGCAGGAAAATTTTAA
- a CDS encoding electron transfer flavoprotein subunit beta/FixA family protein gives MHIVVCVKQVPDTKIIKINPKTNTLDRKSAPAILNPFDAHAVQEAVKIKRLTGGTITVLSMGPPQATEVIKESVEIGADRGYLISDRAFAGADTLATSYALSKAMEKIGKELPVDMVICGKHAIDGDTGQVGAGLARRLDMPPVSNVLEVSEVNTKENTVLLKRKLTSGYELVQANLPCLLTVEKEINEVEYSALPNMIKAAKYKPIVWTVDDLINVDRTQLGLKGSPTVVGKSFTPPKPEGGQKLHGSSNDQVKQLMEVLKDKKNLLFQSSN, from the coding sequence ATGCATATTGTCGTATGTGTCAAGCAGGTACCAGATACAAAAATTATTAAAATCAATCCAAAAACAAACACACTCGACCGCAAAAGCGCTCCAGCCATTTTAAATCCTTTCGATGCACATGCTGTCCAGGAGGCTGTGAAAATTAAACGATTAACGGGTGGTACGATAACTGTTTTATCGATGGGGCCTCCCCAAGCTACAGAGGTTATCAAAGAAAGTGTCGAAATTGGTGCCGATCGAGGCTATTTAATTTCTGACCGTGCATTTGCAGGGGCAGATACTCTTGCAACAAGCTATGCATTATCAAAAGCTATGGAAAAAATCGGGAAAGAACTTCCTGTAGATATGGTTATTTGCGGAAAGCATGCAATTGATGGGGACACTGGGCAGGTAGGAGCTGGTCTTGCAAGACGTCTTGATATGCCACCTGTCTCAAACGTTCTTGAAGTATCCGAAGTAAACACGAAAGAAAATACAGTTTTATTAAAAAGAAAATTGACAAGTGGTTATGAGCTTGTACAAGCTAATTTACCATGTTTACTAACAGTAGAGAAGGAAATTAACGAGGTTGAATATTCTGCGCTTCCTAACATGATAAAAGCTGCGAAATATAAGCCTATTGTTTGGACTGTAGACGATTTGATCAATGTAGATCGAACTCAACTTGGACTAAAAGGATCACCTACGGTAGTAGGAAAAAGCTTTACGCCTCCAAAACCAGAGGGTGGCCAGAAATTGCATGGTTCTTCTAATGATCAGGTTAAACAATTAATGGAAGTATTAAAAGATAAAAAGAATCTATTGTTCCAATCTTCGAATTAA
- a CDS encoding M3 family oligoendopeptidase, with product MRFEDYTYKRPDLEEVTKQFYVVLEKFEKATSVDEQSVAMDEINEIRNGLGTMFNLCQIRHTINTNDEFYKEEQDHMDEIQPEIEGLVTKYYQALVDSKFRQQLEEKWGKQLFALAEGQLKTFKPEIVPLLQKENRLSTEYTKLVASAKILFEGEERTLAQLDPFTESTDRDTRKQASEAKFAFFAEHEGEFDRVYDDLVKVRTEIAQSLGYENFVELGYYRMMRTDYNAEMVANFRQQVKDYIVPIATKLKLRQQDRIGVDKLKYYDEGFIFQTGNPVPKGSPEWIIDNGQKMYEELSKETGTFFRFMQDKNLMDLVAKKGKAGGGYCTYIEDYKSPFIFSNFNGTSGDIDVLTHEAGHAFQVYSSRAFEIPEYLWPTYEACEIHSMSMEFFTWPWMELFFKEETDKYKYAHLSDALLFLPYGVSVDEFQHWVYENPKATPKERKLKWREIEKKYQPHKDYEGNVYLENGGFWQRQGHIYNSPFYYIDYTLAQICAFQFWKRSRENQEEAWSDYVKLCKLGGSMSFTKLVAAANLISPFENGCVESVVGEIESWLNSVQDQEL from the coding sequence ATGCGATTTGAAGACTATACATACAAGCGCCCTGATTTAGAAGAAGTGACTAAACAATTTTATGTTGTCCTAGAAAAATTTGAAAAAGCTACATCTGTTGATGAGCAAAGTGTTGCAATGGATGAAATTAATGAAATTCGTAATGGCCTTGGGACAATGTTCAACCTGTGCCAAATTCGCCATACAATTAATACAAACGATGAGTTTTATAAGGAAGAACAGGACCACATGGATGAGATACAGCCGGAGATAGAAGGGCTAGTTACGAAATATTATCAAGCCCTAGTCGATTCAAAATTCCGTCAGCAGTTAGAAGAAAAATGGGGTAAACAGCTTTTTGCACTTGCAGAGGGCCAACTTAAAACATTTAAACCAGAAATTGTTCCATTGCTTCAAAAAGAAAATCGTTTGTCAACCGAATATACAAAACTAGTGGCCTCAGCTAAGATCTTATTTGAGGGGGAAGAAAGAACCCTTGCTCAATTGGATCCGTTCACAGAGTCAACTGACCGCGATACTCGAAAGCAGGCTAGTGAAGCTAAATTTGCTTTTTTTGCAGAGCATGAAGGGGAATTTGACAGAGTTTACGATGATCTTGTTAAGGTCAGAACTGAAATTGCTCAATCGCTTGGCTATGAGAATTTTGTGGAACTAGGTTATTACCGCATGATGAGAACGGATTACAATGCGGAAATGGTGGCTAACTTTAGGCAACAAGTGAAGGATTATATTGTTCCAATCGCTACTAAGTTGAAATTACGCCAACAGGATCGGATTGGAGTAGATAAACTAAAATATTATGATGAAGGGTTTATTTTTCAAACAGGTAATCCTGTTCCAAAAGGAAGCCCAGAGTGGATTATCGACAATGGACAAAAAATGTATGAAGAGCTTTCAAAAGAAACAGGAACCTTCTTCCGGTTTATGCAGGATAAAAACCTGATGGATCTTGTTGCAAAGAAAGGAAAAGCGGGCGGAGGTTATTGTACTTATATTGAGGATTATAAATCACCGTTTATTTTTTCAAACTTTAATGGAACTTCTGGGGATATCGATGTCTTAACACATGAAGCAGGTCATGCATTCCAGGTTTATTCAAGTCGCGCTTTTGAAATTCCGGAATACCTGTGGCCAACATATGAAGCATGTGAAATTCATTCGATGAGTATGGAGTTTTTTACATGGCCATGGATGGAACTGTTCTTTAAGGAAGAAACCGATAAATACAAATATGCTCATTTAAGTGATGCATTATTGTTCTTGCCATATGGTGTTTCTGTTGATGAGTTCCAACATTGGGTTTATGAAAATCCTAAGGCGACACCGAAAGAACGGAAGCTGAAATGGCGGGAGATCGAGAAAAAATACCAGCCACATAAGGATTATGAAGGAAATGTGTATTTAGAAAATGGCGGCTTTTGGCAACGGCAAGGACATATTTATAATTCGCCTTTTTACTATATTGATTATACGCTTGCACAAATTTGTGCATTCCAATTCTGGAAACGGTCAAGGGAAAATCAAGAAGAAGCCTGGTCTGACTATGTGAAACTATGTAAGCTTGGTGGTAGTA
- a CDS encoding thiamine pyrophosphate-dependent enzyme — MSILEDKLTIKNAAEQISTFESGNEMAAMAAAQINYHVMGYFPITPSTEVAQFLDQMKTRGEHDIKLIAADGEHGAAGICYGASVTGARVFNATSANGFLYMIEQMPVQSGTRYPMVMNLVTRAVSGPLDIRGDHSDLYYGLNIGWVILTASTPQAVYDMNIMALKIAEHSKVRLPVIVAYDGFFTSHQKRRVNYFKDRKVVQQFVGECPTDYNFARDPKNPVTIGAHMNGDQLMNNHYQQSEALYAAGEVYKEVAAEYAKLSGRDYSVLDLYKMEDAEVALFLLNSAAENAKDVVDKLREKGIKAGVISPNVIRPFPSKEIAEALKNVKSLLIGERADSYGANGPNLTHEVKSALQSAGNAETIVLSRVFGLGGKDFYSTDAEAFYNLTLDAMEKGYAEKPFDYYGIVPGDPEKALKPVITPQHGDAFKTGLIKVDMDPDTNKLKVKIPPLRDLTTKPKRISSGHGACPGCGIFGGLELFFKGIEGDIVVLFQTGCAYVTTTAYPHSSHKQTMMHNLFQNGAATLSGTLEAFLELKRRGEVQVDEDATYVMITGDGGMDIGMGSAIGTALRGHKLIMLEYDNEGYMNTGSQMSYSTPFGHMTSTTGVGKAQKGKAYHHKDTPQIMASTNIPYVFTGSEAFPQDLVKKGAKAQWYAQNVGTVYGKILITCPLNWKSDDRYGTVILEKAVNSCFFPLYEVEQGQTTITYNPEEKDNRVPVSDWFKYMGKTKHLLKEENKPLLEEFEAEVEKRWLRLKAKNGHPML, encoded by the coding sequence ATGTCAATTTTAGAAGATAAATTAACTATAAAAAATGCAGCTGAACAAATTTCTACATTTGAATCTGGAAATGAAATGGCTGCAATGGCTGCAGCACAAATCAATTATCATGTAATGGGGTATTTCCCAATCACTCCATCAACTGAAGTTGCACAATTTTTAGATCAAATGAAGACACGTGGAGAACATGACATTAAACTGATTGCTGCTGATGGTGAACATGGTGCTGCAGGTATTTGTTATGGTGCTTCAGTAACTGGTGCAAGGGTTTTTAATGCAACAAGTGCGAACGGCTTCTTATATATGATTGAGCAAATGCCTGTACAATCAGGAACTCGTTACCCTATGGTAATGAATCTAGTAACACGTGCAGTAAGTGGTCCACTTGATATCAGGGGAGATCACTCTGATCTATACTACGGTCTGAATATTGGATGGGTTATCTTAACTGCAAGTACTCCACAAGCAGTTTATGACATGAATATCATGGCATTAAAAATTGCGGAGCATTCAAAGGTTCGTCTCCCAGTTATTGTTGCATATGATGGATTCTTTACATCTCATCAAAAGCGCCGTGTAAATTACTTTAAAGATCGCAAAGTCGTTCAACAATTTGTAGGGGAATGCCCAACAGATTACAATTTTGCTAGAGATCCAAAAAATCCTGTTACAATTGGTGCCCACATGAATGGCGACCAACTCATGAACAACCACTATCAACAATCCGAAGCATTATATGCTGCTGGAGAGGTTTATAAAGAGGTTGCCGCAGAATATGCGAAATTATCTGGCAGAGATTATTCTGTTCTTGATTTATATAAAATGGAAGATGCAGAAGTTGCTTTATTCCTACTAAACTCTGCAGCTGAGAATGCTAAGGACGTAGTTGATAAGCTTCGCGAAAAAGGAATTAAAGCGGGTGTAATCAGTCCAAACGTTATTCGTCCATTCCCTTCGAAAGAAATTGCAGAAGCTCTTAAGAATGTGAAATCGTTACTTATTGGTGAGCGTGCTGACTCTTATGGTGCTAATGGTCCTAACTTAACCCATGAAGTTAAATCTGCTCTTCAATCTGCAGGAAATGCTGAAACGATTGTGTTAAGCAGAGTATTTGGCCTTGGCGGAAAAGATTTCTATTCAACAGATGCAGAGGCATTCTATAATTTAACATTGGATGCTATGGAAAAAGGCTATGCTGAAAAACCATTCGATTATTATGGAATTGTTCCTGGCGATCCTGAAAAAGCACTTAAGCCAGTTATTACACCACAACATGGTGATGCATTTAAAACAGGCTTAATTAAAGTTGATATGGACCCTGATACAAATAAATTAAAAGTAAAAATTCCACCATTACGTGATCTTACAACAAAACCAAAACGTATTTCCTCAGGCCACGGCGCATGCCCTGGATGCGGAATTTTTGGGGGACTTGAATTATTCTTCAAAGGAATCGAAGGCGATATCGTTGTTCTTTTCCAAACAGGTTGTGCATATGTAACAACAACTGCATATCCACACAGCTCACATAAACAAACCATGATGCATAACTTGTTCCAAAATGGTGCCGCAACATTATCTGGCACTTTAGAAGCTTTCCTTGAATTGAAGCGTCGCGGGGAAGTACAAGTGGATGAGGATGCAACATATGTAATGATTACTGGCGATGGCGGTATGGACATTGGTATGGGTTCTGCAATCGGTACTGCACTTCGTGGTCATAAATTGATTATGCTTGAGTATGATAATGAAGGTTACATGAATACAGGTTCACAAATGTCTTATTCAACGCCATTTGGACATATGACAAGTACAACAGGTGTTGGTAAAGCTCAAAAAGGTAAAGCATATCATCATAAGGATACGCCACAAATTATGGCTTCAACCAATATCCCTTATGTATTCACTGGTTCAGAAGCATTCCCACAAGATTTAGTGAAAAAGGGTGCAAAAGCACAGTGGTATGCTCAAAATGTTGGAACTGTTTACGGAAAGATCTTAATTACTTGTCCGCTTAACTGGAAATCTGATGACCGTTACGGAACAGTGATCTTAGAGAAAGCTGTTAACTCTTGCTTCTTCCCACTATATGAAGTGGAGCAAGGACAAACAACAATCACTTATAATCCTGAAGAGAAAGACAATCGTGTCCCTGTTTCGGATTGGTTTAAATATATGGGCAAAACAAAGCATCTTTTAAAAGAAGAAAACAAGCCTTTGCTTGAAGAATTTGAAGCAGAAGTAGAAAAAAGATGGCTACGCCTAAAAGCTAAAAACGGCCACCCAATGTTATAA
- a CDS encoding hemerythrin domain-containing protein, with amino-acid sequence MNGFMSAMGGMPSGDLCPGLSQLKGEHTPLIKMLDRIVSLTEQIAKESEIEQSFAELKIDVTTFISELDPHSVREEGVLFPMLGAYIGTTSGPIAAMEYEHEQAKSLISDFRAKAEISQLSTEEMKNLSEIVKNAYDVLIQHFSKEENVLFPMAERMLTDEEKDELFTRIQEIK; translated from the coding sequence ATGAATGGTTTTATGAGCGCCATGGGTGGCATGCCTTCAGGGGATCTATGCCCAGGACTTAGCCAATTAAAAGGGGAGCATACTCCTTTAATAAAAATGTTAGATAGAATCGTTTCTTTAACAGAACAAATTGCAAAAGAGTCAGAGATTGAACAGTCTTTTGCTGAATTAAAGATAGATGTTACAACTTTTATCAGCGAACTTGATCCCCATTCTGTGAGAGAAGAGGGTGTCTTATTTCCAATGTTGGGTGCATATATTGGCACGACTTCTGGCCCGATTGCTGCGATGGAATATGAGCATGAACAAGCAAAATCATTAATAAGTGATTTTCGCGCAAAAGCTGAAATTTCCCAACTTTCGACTGAAGAAATGAAAAATCTAAGTGAAATAGTGAAGAATGCATATGATGTACTCATACAACATTTTTCCAAAGAAGAAAATGTTTTATTTCCAATGGCAGAGAGAATGCTTACGGATGAAGAGAAAGACGAACTATTTACAAGAATTCAAGAGATTAAGTAA
- a CDS encoding aspartyl-phosphate phosphatase Spo0E family protein: MCKYVKSHDEIMLEEIRAKRKNMIDCANICGISSEETIRFSQELDKLIFTYQCRPFEEKRMTLIKCS, from the coding sequence TTGTGTAAGTATGTAAAAAGCCATGATGAGATAATGTTAGAGGAAATTCGTGCTAAAAGGAAAAATATGATAGATTGTGCCAATATATGCGGCATCTCAAGTGAAGAAACTATTCGATTTAGTCAAGAACTTGATAAATTGATTTTTACATATCAATGCAGACCATTTGAAGAGAAGAGAATGACTTTAATTAAATGTTCATGA